In the genome of Myxococcus stipitatus, one region contains:
- a CDS encoding ATP-dependent helicase, with the protein MSTSPPLAPASSSSRIDYAGQLNEEQLQAVEAAAGPVMVIAGAGSGKTRTLTFRVARMLERGVPPENLLLLTFTNKAAREMSRRVRELVGSFVDVERILGGTFHHVAHTLLRQHASALGYSERFTVLDREDARDLMVSCLAERKLKSDRRIPRPELMLELVSLATNLQQSLSDVLVDRRPLFVPMAPEVFVTATRYRQRKAQLHLMDFDDLLLNLKRLLVEQPSVRAQLAERFHSVLVDEYQDTNKLQGELVDLLAGERGDLTVVGDDCQSIYSFRGAHFANIIDFPERHPGCAVFTLTRNYRSTPEVLALANAVIARNERQFPKVLTAQRAPGPRPEVVPALDAADQASWVAGRITALREGGLPLESMAVLYRAHNHSLELQLELARRGIPFRVRSGVRFFEQPHVKDVLAHLRLVNNPGDELAFKRVVRAVPGVGPTTAEHLWTSLRALPEGLPLGAGLVRDEVQSHLSRKSRPAFERFAGLMGRMGRPGAAADPGGLIEEVLAGGYAEALAAEATPEDGRAEDLRQLAEFARRFEDLPRFLSELALVAEFAAKEALGAEAAGDVLTLSTVHQAKGLEWRAVFVLWLVDGRFPMSQAARTAEEEEEERRLFYVATTRARDSLALVYPLSVLPREGERILLRPSRFLEELPAGEGAPYERLTLASTEAVRAGPSLGSDGPVALVSPEED; encoded by the coding sequence ATGTCCACCTCGCCCCCGCTCGCCCCGGCGAGCTCCTCGTCGCGCATCGACTACGCCGGGCAGCTCAACGAGGAGCAGTTGCAGGCGGTGGAGGCGGCGGCGGGGCCGGTGATGGTCATCGCCGGAGCGGGCTCCGGCAAGACGCGCACGCTCACCTTCCGGGTGGCGCGGATGCTGGAGCGGGGTGTCCCTCCCGAGAACCTGCTCCTGCTCACCTTCACCAACAAGGCGGCCCGGGAGATGTCCCGGCGCGTGAGGGAGCTGGTGGGCTCCTTCGTGGACGTGGAGCGCATCCTCGGAGGCACCTTCCACCACGTCGCGCACACGCTGCTGCGGCAGCACGCGAGCGCGCTGGGCTACTCGGAGCGCTTCACCGTCCTGGACCGGGAGGATGCCCGGGACTTGATGGTGTCCTGTCTGGCCGAGCGCAAGCTCAAGAGCGACCGGCGCATCCCCCGGCCGGAGCTGATGCTGGAGCTGGTGTCGCTCGCGACGAACCTCCAGCAGTCCCTCTCGGATGTCCTCGTCGACCGGCGCCCCCTCTTCGTGCCCATGGCCCCCGAGGTGTTCGTCACGGCGACGCGCTACCGGCAGCGCAAGGCGCAGCTGCACCTGATGGACTTCGACGACCTGCTGCTCAACCTGAAGCGGCTGCTCGTCGAACAGCCCTCGGTCCGGGCCCAGCTCGCGGAGCGCTTCCACAGCGTCCTCGTGGACGAGTACCAGGACACCAACAAGCTCCAGGGCGAGCTGGTGGACCTGCTCGCGGGGGAGCGCGGCGACCTGACGGTGGTGGGGGACGACTGCCAGTCCATCTACAGCTTCCGGGGCGCGCACTTCGCCAACATCATCGACTTCCCCGAGCGCCACCCGGGCTGCGCCGTCTTCACCCTCACGCGCAACTACCGCTCCACCCCAGAGGTCCTCGCGCTCGCGAACGCCGTCATCGCCCGGAACGAACGGCAGTTCCCCAAGGTGCTCACGGCCCAGCGCGCCCCGGGGCCTCGGCCGGAGGTCGTCCCCGCGCTGGACGCGGCGGATCAAGCCAGCTGGGTCGCGGGGCGGATCACCGCGCTGCGCGAGGGGGGCCTCCCCCTGGAGTCGATGGCCGTCCTCTACCGCGCGCACAACCACTCGCTGGAGCTCCAGCTGGAGCTGGCCCGCCGGGGCATCCCGTTCCGGGTCCGCTCCGGCGTCCGGTTCTTCGAGCAGCCCCATGTCAAGGATGTGCTGGCCCACCTGCGACTGGTGAACAACCCCGGGGACGAGCTCGCGTTCAAGCGGGTGGTGCGCGCGGTGCCAGGGGTAGGACCGACGACGGCGGAGCACCTGTGGACCTCCCTGCGCGCCCTTCCGGAGGGGCTCCCCCTGGGGGCGGGTCTGGTGCGGGACGAGGTCCAATCCCACCTGTCTCGCAAGTCCCGGCCCGCCTTCGAGCGCTTCGCCGGGTTGATGGGGCGGATGGGACGTCCGGGGGCGGCGGCGGACCCGGGGGGCCTCATCGAGGAGGTCCTGGCGGGAGGCTACGCGGAGGCGCTCGCGGCGGAGGCGACCCCCGAGGACGGTCGGGCGGAGGACCTTCGGCAACTGGCCGAGTTCGCCCGCCGGTTCGAGGACCTGCCGCGCTTCCTCTCGGAGCTCGCACTGGTCGCCGAGTTCGCCGCGAAGGAGGCCCTGGGGGCCGAGGCGGCCGGGGACGTCCTGACACTCTCGACGGTCCACCAGGCCAAGGGCCTGGAGTGGCGGGCCGTCTTCGTCCTCTGGCTGGTGGATGGGCGCTTCCCCATGTCCCAGGCCGCTCGGACGGCCGAGGAGGAGGAGGAAGAACGGCGGCTTTTCTACGTCGCCACCACCCGCGCGCGGGACTCCCTGGCGCTGGTGTACCCCCTGTCGGTGCTGCCCCGGGAGGGGGAGCGGATCCTGCTGCGCCCGTCCCGTTTCCTGGAAGAACTTCCGGCCGGGGAGGGGGCGCCCTACGAGCGACTCACCCTGGCTTCCACCGAGGCGGTACGCGCGGGACCCTCCCTGGGGTCCGATGGCCCGGTGGCGCTCGTCTCCCCGGAGGAGGACTGA
- a CDS encoding TerC family protein, producing MEPIHTVGSPVLWGGFVAFVIAMLALDLGVFHRKAHVVGFKEALGWSTVWISLAFVFNGFMWWKFGSGPAVEFLTGYLIEKSLSIDNVFVFVVIFSALRIPQLYQHRVLFWGILSALVLRAIMIFAGVAMLERFHWLIYVFGLFLIVTGVKLFIQRNKEDHPEEGWMMRTARRVIPSTTNFDGHHFFTVENGRKLATPLLMALVLVEASDILFALDSIPAIFAVTRDPFIVFTSNIFAILGLRSLFFLLAGAVEKFSYLKVGLSGVLIFVGTKMAIIDIVKIHPMVSLVVIATMLGASIVASLIKARNLPAHPPADPLAKPSES from the coding sequence ATGGAACCCATACATACCGTCGGAAGTCCCGTCCTCTGGGGCGGCTTCGTCGCTTTCGTCATCGCCATGCTCGCGCTGGACCTGGGGGTCTTCCACCGGAAGGCCCACGTCGTGGGCTTCAAGGAGGCGCTTGGCTGGAGCACGGTGTGGATCAGCCTGGCCTTCGTCTTCAACGGGTTCATGTGGTGGAAGTTCGGGAGCGGACCGGCGGTGGAGTTCCTCACCGGCTACCTCATCGAGAAGTCGCTCTCCATCGACAACGTCTTCGTCTTCGTCGTCATCTTCTCGGCACTGCGCATCCCCCAGCTCTACCAGCACCGGGTGCTCTTCTGGGGCATCCTCAGTGCGCTCGTCCTGCGCGCCATCATGATCTTCGCGGGCGTGGCGATGCTGGAGCGCTTCCACTGGCTCATCTACGTCTTCGGCCTGTTCCTCATCGTCACGGGCGTGAAGCTCTTCATCCAGCGCAACAAGGAGGACCACCCCGAGGAGGGCTGGATGATGCGCACGGCCCGCCGGGTCATCCCCTCCACCACGAACTTCGACGGGCACCACTTCTTCACGGTGGAGAACGGCCGCAAGCTGGCCACGCCCCTGCTGATGGCGCTGGTGCTGGTGGAGGCGTCGGACATCCTGTTCGCGCTCGACTCCATCCCGGCCATCTTCGCGGTGACGCGAGATCCGTTCATCGTCTTCACGTCCAACATCTTCGCCATCCTGGGCCTGCGCTCGCTATTCTTCCTGCTGGCCGGGGCGGTGGAGAAGTTCAGCTACCTGAAGGTGGGCCTGTCGGGCGTGCTCATCTTCGTGGGCACGAAGATGGCCATCATCGACATCGTGAAGATCCACCCGATGGTGTCGCTGGTCGTCATCGCCACCATGCTGGGCGCCAGCATCGTCGCCTCGCTCATCAAGGCGCGGAACCTGCCCGCGCACCCGCCGGCGGATCCGCTGGCCAAGCCGTCCGAGAGCTGA
- a CDS encoding carbohydrate-binding protein gives MLRNRLLASLCGALIALSATACSAGSGSNGATSPGDPPSPSEQPQQPSPDPTPTPTPDPTPVPPLVPEPTPNPEPTPEPAGTDAFGVKMLYPSLSGGEAWSLADNPNADPRFDPQGTVTRNADGSWKMKSNKVRMGVTTSTGYSAAKIPTYDRDVLASRGYMQAPNDWRNVEMTGFVKLNAASDTSDNFDWYARGGKHNDKNSGCEGSSYKGGLHYDGRARWQKETWHVSYEQAPYKPATSALRGRWVGFKAVMRNTTVNGKEAVRLELYVNENADKVTWKKVHAMVDAGDWGGDAQHCGGATGPMPITWGGPIATFRWDNAEDVDFKWLSVREIQP, from the coding sequence TTGCTCCGGAATCGACTTCTCGCCTCGTTGTGCGGGGCCTTGATCGCGCTGTCCGCCACGGCCTGCAGTGCCGGCTCGGGCTCCAATGGAGCGACTTCGCCGGGTGACCCTCCGTCCCCCTCCGAGCAGCCGCAGCAGCCATCTCCCGACCCGACGCCGACGCCGACGCCGGATCCAACGCCCGTGCCCCCGCTTGTCCCGGAGCCGACCCCGAATCCCGAGCCGACGCCGGAGCCCGCGGGCACCGACGCCTTCGGCGTGAAGATGCTCTATCCGTCCCTGTCCGGGGGCGAGGCCTGGAGCCTGGCGGACAACCCCAACGCGGACCCTCGGTTCGATCCTCAAGGCACCGTCACCCGCAACGCGGACGGCTCCTGGAAGATGAAGAGCAACAAGGTGCGCATGGGCGTCACCACGTCCACGGGCTACTCGGCCGCGAAGATTCCCACGTATGACCGGGACGTGCTGGCCAGCCGAGGCTACATGCAGGCGCCCAACGACTGGCGCAACGTGGAGATGACGGGCTTCGTGAAGCTCAACGCCGCGTCGGACACGTCGGACAACTTCGACTGGTACGCGCGCGGCGGCAAGCACAACGACAAGAACTCCGGCTGCGAGGGCAGCAGCTACAAGGGCGGCCTGCACTACGACGGTCGCGCCCGGTGGCAGAAGGAGACGTGGCATGTCTCGTACGAGCAGGCGCCCTACAAGCCGGCCACCTCCGCGCTGCGAGGCCGCTGGGTGGGCTTCAAGGCGGTGATGCGCAACACCACCGTCAACGGCAAGGAGGCCGTGCGCCTGGAGCTGTACGTCAACGAGAACGCCGACAAGGTGACGTGGAAGAAGGTCCACGCCATGGTGGACGCGGGGGACTGGGGCGGGGATGCCCAGCACTGCGGTGGCGCCACGGGCCCCATGCCCATCACCTGGGGCGGCCCCATCGCCACCTTCCGCTGGGACAACGCGGAGGATGTCGACTTCAAGTGGCTGTCGGTCCGCGAAATCCAGCCGTAG
- a CDS encoding Rieske 2Fe-2S domain-containing protein gives MRITFLGHAGFAVETASSVVVMDPWLSERGAFDSAWMQLPRNHHLAPRVRALLETPGRERFLYVSHEHKDHFDPEFLATLQRRDFTVVIPRFLRSELQDVFAKYGCKRVIACEDGREVPIKGGYIKLFVSEQGTNRDSAVMVRGDGQCFLNLNDCKLHDRLARIAEEEGPVDVFTAQFSGAIWHPTCYEYPQETYAAISLKKRDSKFEAVSRALETLRPRAYLASAGPACFLDPTLFHLNLEKVNIFPNATQLFRFLDQRLPSANLKKLESMPGDVLDVGTLDYVSLDGERLTEERFESYLRAYAADMAHLFRERRRNMLRAEVDEIHERLRVELQRKLDHLDLHARVGMPLYVELTELPRRLLRVDFQARRVDEVPSIHESTRYAMKVSAVDLVRVLDRKLTWEDFLLSFRLRLSRSPDVYEPILHGFLGVEIEDLRAFCEGVRSTESQRERTVVDAGGRRFTVQRFCPHQGADLSEGWVEEGRYLVCPRHRWRFDLEDGGRCPTNGSTLCAEPAPQPSAPSASEPEAPLHPVQEPLSL, from the coding sequence ATGCGAATCACTTTCCTGGGCCATGCGGGCTTCGCCGTGGAGACGGCGTCGAGCGTCGTTGTCATGGACCCGTGGTTGTCCGAGCGAGGAGCCTTCGACTCGGCGTGGATGCAGCTGCCGCGCAATCACCACCTGGCGCCGCGGGTTCGCGCGCTGCTGGAGACGCCGGGACGCGAGCGCTTCCTCTACGTCAGCCACGAGCACAAGGACCACTTCGACCCGGAGTTCCTCGCGACGCTCCAGCGCCGGGACTTCACGGTGGTGATTCCGCGCTTCCTGCGCTCGGAGCTCCAGGACGTCTTCGCGAAGTACGGCTGCAAGCGCGTCATCGCCTGTGAGGACGGCCGCGAGGTCCCCATCAAGGGCGGCTACATCAAGCTCTTCGTCTCGGAGCAGGGCACCAATCGCGACTCCGCGGTGATGGTGCGCGGGGATGGCCAGTGCTTCCTCAACCTCAACGACTGCAAGCTGCATGACCGGCTGGCGCGCATCGCCGAGGAGGAGGGCCCGGTCGACGTCTTCACGGCCCAGTTCTCCGGCGCCATCTGGCATCCGACCTGTTACGAGTATCCACAGGAGACGTACGCGGCCATCTCGCTGAAGAAGCGCGACAGCAAGTTCGAGGCGGTCTCTCGCGCGCTGGAGACCCTGCGTCCCAGGGCCTACCTGGCGTCGGCGGGGCCGGCGTGCTTCCTGGACCCGACGCTGTTCCACCTCAATCTCGAGAAGGTGAACATCTTCCCGAACGCGACGCAGCTGTTCCGCTTCCTGGACCAGCGGCTCCCGTCCGCGAACTTGAAGAAGCTGGAGTCGATGCCGGGCGACGTGCTGGACGTGGGGACGCTGGACTACGTCTCGCTCGACGGTGAGCGGCTCACGGAGGAGCGCTTCGAGTCCTACCTGCGAGCGTACGCGGCGGACATGGCGCACCTGTTCCGCGAGCGGCGTCGCAACATGCTCCGCGCCGAGGTCGACGAGATTCACGAGCGCCTCCGCGTGGAGCTCCAGCGCAAGCTGGACCACCTGGACCTGCACGCGCGCGTGGGGATGCCGCTGTACGTGGAGCTGACGGAGCTGCCGCGGCGGCTCCTGCGGGTGGACTTCCAGGCGCGCCGCGTGGACGAGGTGCCCTCCATCCACGAGTCCACGCGCTACGCGATGAAGGTGAGCGCCGTGGACCTGGTCCGGGTGCTGGACCGGAAGCTGACGTGGGAGGACTTCCTCTTGTCCTTCCGCCTGCGGCTGAGCCGGTCCCCCGACGTCTATGAGCCCATCCTCCACGGCTTCCTGGGCGTGGAGATTGAAGACCTCCGTGCCTTCTGCGAGGGCGTGCGCTCCACGGAGTCCCAGCGCGAGCGGACGGTGGTGGACGCGGGGGGACGGCGCTTCACCGTCCAGCGCTTCTGTCCTCACCAGGGCGCGGACCTGTCGGAGGGGTGGGTGGAGGAGGGGCGCTACCTCGTGTGCCCTCGGCATCGCTGGCGGTTCGACCTGGAGGACGGGGGCCGGTGCCCCACGAACGGGTCGACGCTCTGCGCGGAGCCCGCGCCACAGCCCTCGGCTCCCTCCGCATCCGAGCCCGAGGCTCCGCTGCATCCCGTCCAGGAGCCGCTCTCACTCTGA
- a CDS encoding ankyrin repeat domain-containing protein translates to MAHAQDARKKVDVARLMKKVDALLDDAPPRLDDAIPLLRQVLEVEPERLMALHSLSWSWDAYRRTDPLRWEREMKAEHWKLRDQVLARTKGTKPGGKLSDAQRARTLALSLWAEDTVRGAPSNAQLDEVEAALDEAEGFRELPDLARGRRGLEAWRAVRQGVKGYQSLLDSMGDTPERRILDVPDDDDECFGGLEGAFSDEGFLAWLRKQTPAARPKGKKGKDLDAALLLAAGEDAAPFLGPGFSGFGRVGRVLALRALGANLDVRNDSKQGLLHVAAMVDDAALVKELLALGLVPTAVDDEKATPLHRAIENDAVACVPVLVKGGAAIEALDENGRTPLFDARVPQSAQALLDAGANPNAGKGWTVLHQMACFTDRGPVIELLLRAGADASRKDAQGKTPADEALERELPHIARLLGASPDAKPASSRKPKAR, encoded by the coding sequence ATGGCGCATGCTCAGGATGCTCGGAAGAAAGTGGATGTCGCCCGGCTGATGAAGAAGGTGGACGCGTTGCTCGACGACGCGCCCCCGCGGCTCGACGACGCGATTCCGTTGTTGCGACAGGTACTGGAGGTGGAGCCGGAGAGGCTCATGGCGTTGCATTCCCTGAGCTGGTCCTGGGATGCCTACCGGCGCACGGACCCGCTTCGGTGGGAGCGCGAGATGAAGGCGGAGCACTGGAAGCTTCGCGACCAGGTCCTCGCGCGGACGAAGGGCACGAAGCCCGGCGGCAAGCTGAGTGATGCCCAGCGGGCCCGAACCCTGGCGCTGAGCCTCTGGGCCGAGGACACCGTCCGCGGCGCTCCCTCCAACGCCCAGCTCGACGAGGTGGAAGCCGCGCTGGACGAGGCGGAGGGGTTCCGCGAACTGCCGGACCTCGCGCGCGGACGAAGAGGCCTCGAGGCCTGGCGGGCGGTGCGGCAGGGCGTGAAGGGATATCAATCCCTGCTCGACTCGATGGGGGACACGCCCGAGCGTCGAATCCTCGACGTCCCCGACGATGACGACGAGTGCTTCGGTGGCCTGGAAGGGGCCTTCTCCGACGAAGGCTTCCTCGCGTGGCTGCGAAAGCAGACGCCCGCGGCGCGTCCCAAGGGGAAGAAGGGAAAGGACCTGGACGCCGCGCTCCTGCTGGCCGCGGGGGAGGATGCCGCTCCCTTCCTGGGCCCCGGGTTCAGCGGATTCGGCCGCGTCGGGCGGGTGCTGGCCTTGCGTGCCTTGGGGGCGAACCTGGACGTCCGCAATGACAGCAAGCAGGGCCTCTTGCATGTGGCGGCCATGGTGGATGACGCGGCGCTGGTGAAGGAGCTGCTGGCCCTCGGCCTGGTTCCCACGGCGGTTGATGACGAGAAGGCCACGCCCCTGCACCGCGCCATCGAGAACGACGCGGTGGCGTGTGTTCCCGTGCTGGTGAAGGGAGGCGCCGCCATCGAGGCGCTCGACGAGAACGGCCGGACGCCGCTCTTCGATGCCCGGGTGCCCCAGTCCGCGCAAGCGCTCCTGGACGCGGGCGCCAACCCCAACGCGGGCAAGGGGTGGACGGTGCTGCATCAAATGGCGTGCTTCACGGACCGGGGGCCCGTCATCGAGCTCCTCCTTCGCGCCGGCGCCGATGCCAGCCGGAAGGACGCCCAAGGCAAGACACCCGCCGACGAGGCGCTGGAGCGCGAGCTGCCACACATCGCCAGGCTCCTGGGCGCGTCGCCCGACGCAAAGCCTGCTTCGAGCCGCAAGCCCAAGGCCCGCTGA
- a CDS encoding Hsp70 family protein — protein sequence MADRPRIVGIDLGTTNTLVASVRNRIPKIVPTDRGNLILPTVVALSGKGDLLVGGVAKDQMITNPRNTLWGTKRLIGRKYQSKSVEDLRGSFPYDIVEGPNGDAAVMMGGKLYSLPQVSSFVLAQLKTIAEQFLGGPIDAAVISVPAYYTDNQRQAVKEAGRLAGFDVKRIVNEPTAAALAYGFNRGLDQKILVYDLGGGTFDVSVLHLAGNVFEVLATGGDTFLGGADFDNRIIEYVLERFREETKVDLTENPIALQRIKNAAEAAKIDLTLIPNVVIDLPFIDERKGKPLDLRIPLTREFLNSLTGDLVDRTFEICDRVLAEKGIARSEIDEIILVGGQSRMPLVQQKIQAHFGKPPRKGVHPDECVALGAALLGDSLGSIDAVTLLDAVSMPIGYALPNGRVKRIIEKNSLIPMVKSFRLPPPRESGSQYIELDIFQGDSDLMVDNEYLGTVRVSSAAAGRKIDFRLTEECLLQVEVEDASGMRKVDLATRDTPEQLKKALQEVSARNTQQVPSSNGTSDDRGLFSSIKSIFRRG from the coding sequence ATGGCGGACAGACCTCGCATCGTCGGGATTGACCTGGGCACCACCAACACGCTGGTGGCGTCCGTGCGCAACCGCATCCCGAAGATCGTCCCCACGGACCGCGGCAACCTCATCCTCCCCACCGTCGTGGCCCTCTCGGGCAAGGGCGACCTGCTGGTGGGTGGGGTGGCCAAGGACCAGATGATCACCAACCCCCGGAACACGCTCTGGGGGACCAAGCGCCTCATCGGCCGCAAGTACCAGTCGAAGTCGGTGGAGGACCTGCGCGGCTCCTTCCCCTACGACATCGTCGAGGGTCCCAACGGCGACGCCGCGGTGATGATGGGCGGCAAGCTGTACTCGCTGCCCCAGGTCTCCAGCTTCGTGCTGGCCCAGCTCAAGACCATCGCCGAGCAGTTCCTGGGCGGCCCCATCGACGCGGCCGTCATCTCCGTCCCTGCCTACTACACCGACAACCAGCGCCAGGCGGTGAAGGAGGCGGGCCGGCTGGCCGGCTTCGACGTCAAGCGCATCGTCAATGAGCCGACCGCGGCCGCGCTGGCGTACGGGTTCAACCGGGGCCTGGACCAGAAGATCCTCGTCTATGACCTGGGCGGCGGCACCTTCGACGTCTCCGTGCTCCACCTGGCCGGGAATGTCTTCGAGGTCCTCGCCACCGGCGGCGACACCTTCCTGGGCGGCGCGGACTTCGACAACCGCATCATCGAGTACGTCCTGGAGCGCTTCCGCGAGGAGACCAAGGTCGACCTCACGGAGAACCCCATCGCGCTCCAGCGCATCAAGAACGCCGCCGAGGCGGCGAAGATCGACCTGACGCTGATCCCCAACGTCGTCATCGACCTGCCCTTCATCGACGAGCGCAAGGGCAAGCCGCTGGACCTGCGCATCCCCCTGACGCGCGAGTTCCTCAACAGCCTCACCGGCGACCTGGTGGACCGCACGTTCGAGATTTGTGATCGCGTGCTGGCGGAGAAGGGCATCGCCCGCTCCGAGATCGACGAGATCATCCTGGTGGGCGGCCAGAGCCGCATGCCGCTGGTGCAGCAGAAGATCCAGGCCCACTTCGGCAAGCCGCCCCGCAAGGGCGTCCACCCGGACGAGTGCGTGGCCCTGGGCGCGGCGCTCCTGGGGGACTCGCTGGGCAGCATCGACGCGGTGACGCTGCTGGACGCGGTGTCCATGCCCATCGGCTACGCGCTGCCCAACGGCCGCGTGAAGCGCATCATCGAGAAGAACTCCCTCATCCCGATGGTGAAGAGCTTCCGCCTCCCTCCGCCCAGGGAGTCCGGCTCGCAGTACATCGAGCTGGACATCTTCCAGGGGGACAGCGACCTGATGGTGGACAACGAGTACCTGGGCACGGTGCGCGTGTCGTCCGCCGCGGCGGGGCGCAAGATTGACTTCCGGCTCACCGAGGAGTGTCTGCTCCAGGTCGAGGTGGAAGACGCCAGCGGGATGCGGAAGGTGGACCTGGCCACGCGAGACACCCCGGAGCAGCTCAAGAAGGCGCTCCAGGAGGTCTCCGCGCGCAACACCCAGCAGGTGCCCAGCTCCAACGGCACCAGCGATGACCGGGGCCTCTTCTCCAGCATCAAGAGCATCTTCCGGAGAGGGTAG
- a CDS encoding HEAT repeat domain-containing protein, whose translation MVSLRRALVVLVLSAGCMPSPYDRAARTDTVEAYRAFLREHPTHPDTDAAEARMEELEFEEAKRLHTVLAYKRFLSVYTDGPHARTAKTLLEGLRFNAAKEAATVAAWRQFLQEHPDGAQRDEAKRLMAEVESRELATTQDPRRLAEYLREKPDDPRRLEVESRLDAQAFEQAKAGGATKLFGYLKDFPAGTHREEARMLLLELEVEGLLVSGLVDEAEARVKGHPLGSKLTAFPARLSRARAERAALNHPEPLVRAAYVGHYLRDIEDLRRALVAPDALDRWQAAEELGQHVSVRVLDPLLDTLRAARNPLIRQNALESLRTVLAALPRPVAEYEIASRLDALREKASSAEMYLTVAVLLDLSGQLGQASTEYQRAFDAGVPDPVVLRRWVDIRESRKQPFSAAVAARQLAVWALSVAREETVSPEGKVPLASARQLCAAAVNARFAAAAIARARAASTEFPEDLAEFERRAEEARRLSEARLADAELLLREQTPGVRTCADRGVSERLEGGVKERTQALASVGAKLPQVGRVLLELARERDPSPEVREAASSRLTALKPVP comes from the coding sequence ATGGTCTCCCTCCGCCGCGCCCTCGTGGTCCTCGTGTTGTCCGCTGGCTGCATGCCGTCCCCGTATGACCGCGCCGCGAGGACGGACACGGTGGAAGCCTACCGCGCCTTCTTGCGGGAACATCCCACGCACCCGGACACCGACGCCGCCGAGGCGCGGATGGAGGAGCTGGAGTTCGAGGAGGCGAAGCGCCTGCACACGGTGCTCGCCTACAAGCGCTTCCTGAGCGTGTACACGGACGGGCCGCACGCGCGCACCGCGAAGACGCTGCTGGAGGGCCTGCGCTTCAACGCCGCGAAGGAGGCTGCGACGGTGGCCGCCTGGCGCCAGTTCCTCCAGGAGCATCCGGATGGCGCGCAGCGCGACGAGGCGAAGCGGCTGATGGCGGAGGTGGAGTCGCGGGAGCTCGCCACGACGCAGGACCCTCGGCGGCTGGCGGAGTATCTGCGTGAGAAGCCGGACGACCCGCGCCGCCTGGAGGTGGAGTCCCGTCTGGACGCGCAGGCGTTCGAGCAGGCGAAGGCGGGGGGCGCGACGAAGCTGTTCGGCTACCTCAAGGACTTCCCGGCCGGCACCCACCGCGAAGAGGCGCGGATGCTGCTGCTGGAGCTGGAGGTCGAGGGGCTCCTCGTCTCGGGCCTGGTGGACGAGGCCGAGGCGCGGGTGAAGGGACATCCGCTGGGCAGCAAGCTCACCGCGTTCCCCGCGCGCCTTTCCCGAGCCCGCGCCGAGCGGGCCGCGCTCAACCACCCCGAGCCGCTCGTCCGGGCGGCGTACGTGGGGCACTACCTCCGGGACATCGAGGACCTGCGGCGCGCGCTCGTGGCGCCGGATGCGCTGGACCGCTGGCAGGCGGCCGAGGAGCTGGGGCAGCACGTCTCCGTGCGTGTGTTGGACCCGCTGCTGGACACGCTGCGCGCCGCTCGCAATCCGTTGATCCGCCAGAACGCGCTGGAGTCGCTGCGCACGGTGCTGGCCGCGCTGCCCAGGCCGGTGGCGGAGTATGAGATTGCCTCGCGGCTGGACGCCCTGCGCGAGAAGGCGAGCAGCGCGGAGATGTACCTCACGGTGGCGGTGCTCCTGGACCTGTCCGGCCAGCTGGGCCAGGCGTCCACGGAGTACCAGCGCGCCTTCGACGCCGGTGTGCCGGACCCGGTGGTGCTGCGCCGGTGGGTGGACATCCGCGAGAGCCGCAAGCAGCCCTTCTCGGCGGCGGTGGCGGCGCGTCAGCTCGCGGTCTGGGCGCTGAGCGTGGCGCGCGAGGAGACGGTGTCTCCGGAAGGCAAGGTGCCCTTGGCCTCGGCGCGGCAGCTGTGCGCGGCGGCCGTCAACGCGCGGTTCGCGGCGGCGGCCATCGCCCGGGCCCGCGCGGCCTCCACCGAGTTCCCCGAGGACCTGGCCGAGTTCGAGCGCCGGGCCGAGGAGGCGCGGCGGCTGTCGGAGGCGCGGCTCGCGGACGCGGAGCTGCTGTTGCGAGAGCAGACGCCGGGCGTGCGCACGTGCGCGGACCGCGGTGTCTCCGAGCGACTGGAGGGGGGGGTGAAGGAGCGCACCCAGGCCCTGGCCTCGGTGGGCGCGAAGCTGCCGCAGGTGGGGCGCGTGCTGCTGGAGCTGGCCCGGGAGCGAGACCCGTCGCCCGAGGTGCGCGAGGCGGCGTCCTCGAGGCTGACCGCGCTCAAGCCGGTGCCTTAG